One window from the genome of Solea solea chromosome 2, fSolSol10.1, whole genome shotgun sequence encodes:
- the myo10l3 gene encoding unconventional myosin-X, whose amino-acid sequence MDTFFVEGARVWLRHKEQLLPSTVSSCDDSSLVLSTDYGKVIYLQRAELNRETVYAMHPSSVHGVEDMSTLAELHEAAILHNLFLRYQRDNIYTNIGSILAAVNPYKHIAGLYDSTAVELYSKHQMGELPPHIFAVANECYRCLWKRHDSQCVLISGESGAGKTESTKLLLKFLSVMSQKSAGTPLSERTTRVEQALIQSSPIMEAFGNAKTVYNNNSSRFGKFIQLHFSQNGNIHGGCIIDYLLEKNRVVRQNPGERNYHIFYSLLAGADKDHRDMYLLSEGPESYHYLSQSGCMQDSSLDDKQLFDSVMEALKVMEFTEEEIRDVFKLLSAVLQMGNIEFMTAGGAQITSKAVVSNVSDLLGLDCFQLSEVLTQRSMILRGEEICSPLTVEQALDSRDSVAMALYSQCFSWIIMRINQKIKGNDNFKSIGILDIFGFENFQVNRFEQFNINYANEKLQEYFNKHIFSLEQLEYNREGIQWEAIDWMDNAECLDLIEKKLGMLALINEESRFPKGTDYTLLEKLHSRHATNVYYVKPRVTDHQFGIKHYAGEVLYDVRGILEKNRDTFRDDILFILKDSRLDFIYDLFERVGSRNGDETLKMGTARRKPTVSSQFRDSLHSLMATLSASNPFFVRCIKPNMDKKANQFDPDIVLNQLKYSGMLETVKIRRAGFPVRRTFQDFYSRYKMILKSKIPSDDEKQKCSELLLLHDGTKKAWQLGKTKVFLKEALEQRLEKEREEVRRRAGMVIRAHILSYVARKQYKKVRSSVVTIQRNYRAHFWRRVFLRLRVASIILQKHRRGQLARSLCRQLKEEKRKQEEEERRRREEEEERRRVEVEERRRMEEERRRQEEESRQRDEEERQRLLVEEEMRKRRVVEEESMRQEEMRLKENKEEQIMAAKADMKRNSLVNGACQKKALSQTPSYSHTSEEESRQMEEILRLEREIERLQKQQEDGVSLLGDVSQEELRQMRDAEIYRLEKEASRVATEFLDLLDFGGLEPSLSSEENLHDPTESTAPLAEEEVDEGFHAEDECIPLPDFPPPATLPLDKDIFQSIPPPPPAFAEGVVVSPSSASSPAQRTLSPLTTNGLTHAAIPTESHPPLPSPPPPPPPVVANGHVEPCHEESSHSNLPDTESDYDQEEFEEAHGSSGASTNDGHITDEEVLRKSSCTQNSLDSFRGSSDSFIDSDEDNDGYVDTDEEVSNGRVNLLNGSGPPYFHGYLYMKSGLMIPWRRRWCVLKDETFMWFRAKQDSLKSGWLYKKGGGMSTLSRRNWKMRWFVLREAKLMYFENDTEEKLKGTIDIRSAKDIVDNHEKENALNIVTDERTYHIYAESPEDASGWFSVLSRVHSASPEQLMEMHHEQANPKNAVGTLDVGLIDSVCASDNPDRPNSFVIITANRVIHCNTDTPEEMHHWIGLLQKSKGDSKVDGQEFLVRGWLHKEMKSGAKSTSLKLKKRWFVLTTNSLDYYKSSDRTASKLGTLVLNSLCSVVQPDEKVFKDTGYWNIIVHGRKHSYRLYSKMLNEAMRWANAIQGAIDSKVPIETPTQQLIRDIKESSLNVEAVEQTYWRNPILRYTQHPLHSPLLPLPYGDVSVHLRKEKGYTSLQDEAVKIFNSLQEMEAVSDPVPIIQGILQTCQDLRSLRDEVYCQLIKQTNHVPHPNSLANRAHWHLLTCMTCTFLPSRGILRYLKFHLKRIKELFPSTDIEMFAHFICESLKKTKTREFVPSQEEIMALLTRQEMTTTVYCHGGGSCKISINSHTTAGEVVEKLIRGLAMEDSRNMFALFEHNNTIDRAVESRVLVADVLAKFERLAGSEEAEDEGQWKLYFKLYCFLDVESMPKEGVEFAFMFEQAHESLTRGHFPAREETLQHLAALRLQFLYGDKVRVTSWNLENVYPLGRLRTRILQFTKGGGASGSGSGSGPGPGSGQTLERRRTSFLEGTLRRGLKTGSMKKQRMEEEQMLEMWIKEEMSATRASIVEKWSRLTGLDQHQAMLKYMTIIKEWQGYGSTLFDVECKEGGFPHDLWLSVSAENVSIYKRGEPKPLEKFPYEHIIFFGAPQPCTFKVTVDEREMFFETPQVGEITKIMKAYINMIVKKRCSVKSVSSYGTNWIR is encoded by the exons gTGATTTACCTGCAGAGGGCGGAGCTAAACAGAGAGACGGTGTACGCCATGCACCCCAGCAGTGTCCACGGCGTAGAGGACATGTCGACACTGGCAGAGCTGCATGAAGCTGCCATCCTGCACAACCTTTTTCTGCGCTACCAGAGAGACAACATCTAT ACTAACATAGGTTCGATCCTAGCGGCGGTGAATCCGTATAAGCACATAGCAGGACTGTACGACAGCACTGCAGTGGAGCTGTACAGCAAACACCAGATGGGGGAGCTGCCTCCTCATATCTTTGCTGTGGCCAATGAGTGTTACCGCTGCCTGTGGAAGAGGCATGACAGCCAGTGTGTTCTCATCAG CGGGGAAAGTGGTGCAGGGAAGACGGAGAGCACCAAGCTGTTGCTGAAGTTTCTCTCTGTGATGAGTCAAAAGTCAGCAGGCACTCCTTTGTCAGAGAGGACTACTCGGGTAGAGCAGGCCCTCATCCAGAGCAG cccCATCATGGAGGCATTTGGGAACGCAAAGACTGTGTACAACAACAACTCCAGTCGCTTTGGGAAGTTCATCCAGCTCCACTTTTCCCAAAATGGGAACATTCACGGAGGCTGCATCATTGACT ATTTGCTCGAAAAG AATCGCGTGGTTCGACAGAATCCCGGAGAGAGAAACTATCACATCTTCTACTCGCTGTTAGCAGGAGCTGACAAAGACCACCGAG ACATGTACTTACTGTCTGAAGGTCCAGAGTCGTATCACTACCTGAGCCAGTCGGGCTGCATGCAGGACAGCAGTCTGGATGACAAGCAGCTCTTTGACAGTGTGATG GAGGCACTCAAAGTGATGGAGTTCACTGAGGAGGAGATCAGAGATGTGTTCAAGTTGCTGTCTGCTGTTCTCCAGATGGGCAACATCGAGTTCATGACAGCTGGTGGAGCTCAGATCACTTCAAAAGCTG tggtcAGCAACGTCAGTGACCTGCTTGGCCTCGACTGCTTTCAGCTGTCAGAGGTCTTGACCCAACGCTCCATGATCCTCAGAGGAGAAGAGATCTGCTCACCGCTCACTGTGGAGCAG GCATTGGACTCGCGAGACTCCGTCGCCATGGCGCTTTATTCTCAGTGTTTTTCATGGATCATAATGAGGATCAACCAGAAGATTAAAGGAAATGACAACTTCAAGTCCATTGGCATCCTGGACATTTTTGGCTTTGAGAACTTTCAG GTGAACCGGTTTGAACAATTTAATATCAACTATGCCAACGAGAAACTCCAGGAGTACTTCAACAAGCACATCTTCTCGCTGGAACAGCTCGAGTACAACAG ggAGGGTATCCAGTGGGAGGCTATAGACTGGATGGATAACGCAGAGTGTCTGGATCTCATAGAGAAG AAACTGGGCATGTTGGCTCTTATCAATGAGGAGAGTCGCTTCCCCAAAGGCACAGACTATACTCTTTTGGAGAAACTGCACAGCCGACACGCA ACAAATGTGTACTATGTGAAGCCCAGAGTGACCGACCACCAGTTTGGCATCAAGCACTATGCTGGAGAG GTGCTTTACGATGTGCGAGGAATTCTCGAGAAGAACAGAGACACCTTCAGAGACGACATCTTGTTCATTCTCAAGGACAGCAG ACTTGACTTCATCTACGACCTCTTTGAGCGCGTTGGCAGCAGGAACGGCGACGAGACCCTAAAGATGGGCACAGCCAGACGCAAGCCCACTGTCAGCTCTCAGTTCAGG gaCTCTCTCCATTCCCTGATGGCCACACTAAGTGCCTCCAACCCCTTTTTTGTACGCTGCATCAAACCAAACATGGACAAG AAGGCCAACCAGTTTGATCCCGATATCGTACTTAACCAGTTGAAATATTCTGGAATGCTGGAAACGGTGAAGATCCGCAGGGCCGGGTTTCCTGTTCGCAGAACCTTTCAGGACTTTTACAGCAG gTACAAGATGATTCTGAAGAGCAAAATCCCTTCAGACGATGAGAAACAGAAGTGCTCAGAGCTTCTCTTGCTTCATGACGGAACCAAGAAAGCGTGGCAACTGGGAAAGACAAAg GTGTTCTTGAAGGAGGCCCTGGAGCAAAGgctggagaaagagagggaagaggtGCGGCGCAGGGCTGGCATGGTGATCCGCGCCCACATCCTCAGCTATGTGGCAAG GAAACAATATAAAAAGGTCCGGTCCAGCGTTGTCACCATCCAGAGAAACTACCGCGCTCACTTTTGGAGGCGTGTTTTCCTGCGCCTGCGCGTGGCCTCCATCATTCTGCAGAAACATCGTAGAGGCCAGCTGGCTCGATCCCTCTGTCGCCAACTCAAGGAGGAGAAACggaagcaggaggaagaggagagaaggaggagagaagaagaagaggagcgtAGGCGCGTAGAGgttgaggagaggaggaggatggaggaagagaggagacggcaggaggaggagagcagacagagagatgaggaggagagacagagacttctggtggaggaggagatgaggaagaggagggtggtggaggaggagtcgATGAGGCAGGAGGAGATGAGACTAAAGGAGAATAAGGAAGAGCAGATAATGGCAGCTAAAGCAGATATGAAAAG GAACTCACTGGTTAATGGTGCTTGTCAGAAG AAGGCCTTGTCTCAGACTCCGTCCTACAGCCACACTTCTGAGGAAGAGAGCCGTCAGATGGAGGAGATCTTGCGGCTGGAGAGGGAGATCGAGCGCCTGCAGAAGCAGCAGGAAGATGGCGTGTCACTCCTCGGAGATGTCTCTCAGGAGGAGTTACGCCAGATGAGGGACGCTGAGATCTACAGATTGGAGAAGGAAGCCTCCCGTGTTGCTACCGAGTTCCTGGATCTGCTGGACTTTGGCGGTCTGGAGCCATCCCTGTCGAGCGAGGAGAACCTCCATGACCCGACTGAATCCACTGCTCCTCTGGCTGAAGAGGAGGTAGACGAGGGCTTCCACGCTGAAGACGAGTGTATTCCACTGCCTGACTTTCCGCCTCCTGCCACACTTCCCCTGGACAAGGACATATTCCAAAGTATCCCCCCGCCTCCACCTGCATTTGCAGAGGGAGTAGTGGTCTCCCCTTCTTCGGCCTCTTCTCCTGCACAGAGGACACTCTCCCCACTAACCACCAATGGACTGACTCATGCTGCCATTCCCACAGAGTCCCATCCCCCTTTAccatctcctccacctccacctccaccggTGGTTGCTAACGGACATGTGGAGCCGTGCCATGAGGAGTCATCCCACTCAAACCTGCCAGACACAGAGTCGGACTATGATCAGGAGGAGTTTGAGGAGGCTCATGGGAGCTCAGGTGCTAGTACCAACGATGGCCACATCACAGATGAGGAGGTGCTACGGAAATCCTCCTGCACCCAAAACAGCCTGGACTCCTTCAGAGGCAGCTCAGACTCG ttcatTGACAGCGACGAGGACAATGATGGCTATGTGGACACTGATGAGGAGGTTTCCAATGGAAGAGTGAATCTGCTGAATGGCAGTGGGCCTCCGTACTTCCACGGCTACCTCTACATGAAGA GTGGTCTGATGATCCCGTGGCGTCGTCGCTGGTGTGTGCTCAAGGACGAGACCTTCATGTGGTTCCGGGCCAAGCAGGACTCACTGAAGTCCGGCTGGCTTTATAAGAAAGGAGGGGGGATGTCCACCTTGTCTCGGCGCAACTGGAAGATGCGCTGGTTCGTTCTTCGGGAGGCGAAGCTCATGTACTTTGAGAATGACACTGAGGAGAAACTGAAAGGGACCATTGACATTCGCAGCGCCAA GGACATAGTGGACAATCACGAGAAGGAAAATGCACTGAATATTGTGACTGACGAGAGAACCTACCACATCTATGCAGAGTCGCCAGAGGATGCCAG TGGTTGGTTCAGTGTGCTGAGTCGGGTCCACAGCGCCAGTCCAGAGCAGCTCATGGAAATGCACCACGAACAGGCCAACCCGAAGAATGCAGTG GGAACACTTGACGTGGGCTTGATAGATTCTGTTTGTGCGTCAGACAACCCAGACAG GCCAAACTCCTTTGTGATCATTACGGCCAACCGGGTGATCCACTGCAACACGGACACGCCTGAGGAGATGCATCACTGGATAGGCCTGCTGCAGAAGTCTAAGGGAGACTCAAAGGTTGATGGACAAGAGTTCTTAGTCAGAG GCTGGTTACATAAAGAGATGAAGTCAGGGGCCAAGAGCACGTCTCTGAAGTTGAAGAAGCGCTGGTTTGTTCTCACCACTAACTCGCTGGACTATTACAAGTCATCGGATCGCACTGCCTCCAAACTGGGAACTTTAGTCCTCAACAGTCTCTGCTCGGTGGTGCAGCCTGATGAGAAGGTCTTCAAGGACACCG GTTACTGGAACATAATCGTCCATGGGCGGAAGCACTCTTACCGTCTTTACTCCAAAATGCTGAATGAAGCCATGAGGTGGGCGAATGCCATACAGGGAGCGATAGACAGCAAAGTTCCCATTGAAACGCCAACACAGCAACTCATCAGGGACATCAAG GAGAGCAGTTTGAATGTGGAGGCTGTGGAGCAGACATACTGGAGGAACCCCATCCTGAGATACACCCAGCATCCTTTGCACTCTCCCCTTCTACCTCTGCCCTACGGAGACGTCAGCGTCCACT TGCGAAAGGAAAAGGGTTACACCAGCCTGCAGGATGAGGCCGTGAAGATTTTCAACTCACTACAAGAGATGGAGGCCGTTTCTGATCCCGTACCGATCATCCAGGGAATCCTACAGACCTGCCAAGACTTGAGGTCTTTAAGAGATGAGGTTTACTGTCAGCTGATCAAACAAACCAACCACGTCCCACACCCCAACAGTCTGGCCAATCGTGCCCATTGGCACCTCCTGACCTGCATGACCTGCACCTTTCTGCCCAGCCGTGGCATCCTACGCTACCTCAAGTTTCACCTCAAAAG GATTAAGGAGCTGTTCCCCAGTACAGATATTGAGATGTTTGCTCATTTCATCTGTGAATCTCTGAAGAAAACTAAAACCAGAGAGTTTGTTCCCTCCCAAGAGGAAATCATGGCACTGCTCACCAGACAGGAAATGACGACCACAGTGTACTGCCATGGAGGAGGCTCCTGCAAGATCTCTATTAACTCACACACAACTGCTGGAGAG GTGGTTGAGAAACTAATCAGAGGTCTGGCCATGGAGGACAGCCGCAACATGTTTGCCCTCTttgaacacaacaacacaattgaTAGAGCTGTGGAAAGCCGGGTCCTTGTGGCCGATGTTTTGGCAAAATTCGAAAG ACTGGCTGGCAGTGAAGAAGCCGAGGATGAAGGCCAGTGGAAACTTTATTTCAAACTCTACTGCTTCCTGGACGTGGAGAGCATGCCTAAAGAAGGAGTGGAGTTTGCGTTTATGTTTGAGCAG GCTCATGAAAGTTTGACCAGAGGCCACTTTCCTGCCCGGGAGGAGACTCTGCAGCACCTGGCTGCTCTACGCCTGCAGTTTCTGTACGGAGACAAAGTGCGGGTCACTTCCTGGAACCTGGAAAACGTCTACCCCTTGGGCCGCCTGCGCACTCGCATCCTGCAGTTTACCAAGGGGGGCGGAGCCTCGGGGTCCGGGTCTGGGTCCGGACCTGGGCCAGGTTCGGGCCAAACTCTGGAGCGTCGGAGGACGAGCTTCCTCGAAGGCACGCTGCGTCGGGGGCTGAAGACGGGCTCGATGAAAAAGCAGCgcatggaggaggagcagatgtTGGAGATGTGGATCAAGGAAGAGATGTCTGCAACGAGGGCGAGCATCGTGGAGAAGTGGTCTCGCCTCACAGGTCTGGATCAGCATCAGGCCATGCTCAAATACATGACCATCATCAAAGAGTGGCAGGGTTATGGATCCACACTGTTTGATGTTGAG TGCAAAGAAGGAGGCTTCCCTCACGATCTCTGGCTGAGTGTGAGTGCTGAGAACGTGTCCATCTACAAGAGAGGAGAGCCCAAACCTCTGGAGAAATTCCCATATGAACACATCATCTTCTTCGGCGCTCCACAGCCCTGCACGTTTAAGGTCACTGTGGACGAGCGAGAAATGTTCTTTGAAACACCACAG GTTGGAGAGATCACAAAGATCATGAAAGCCTACATAAATATGATTGTGAAGAAGCGCTGCAGTGTGAAGTCTGTCTCCAGCTATGGAACCAACTGGATCAGGTGA
- the pttg1ipb gene encoding PTTG1 interacting protein b: MSAFSLVPPRLKMSGGRRASVTAAVFFFFILCDFLLSSQAQTPTPSPAPVTCGQRSNTSCEECLKNVTCLWCRPTQQCMDYPVRNILPPGSVCPLTDARWGVCWVNFQILIITMSVLAGVIIIGVLICCFCCCKCERTGNKREDAKVERQTHARKARQKARRSEMQLRHDEIRSKYGVAKDNPYARMDDH, encoded by the exons ATGTCCGCGTTCTCGTTGGTTCCACCTCGTCTCAAGATGTCCGGAGGCCGCAGAGCTTCAGTCACGGCcgctgtgtttttcttcttcattctttGCGACTTTTTACTGAGTTCACAGGCGCAAACACCGACTCCCTCTCCGGCTCCGG TCACTTGTGGCCAGAGATCCAACACCAGCTGTGAagaatgtttgaaaaatgtgaCT TGTTTGTGGTGCAGACCAACCCAACAATGCATGGACTACCCAGTGAGGAACATCCTGCCCCCAGGCAGCGTGTGTCCTCTGACTGATGCACGATGGGGCGTTTGTTGGG TCAACTTCCAGATTCTGATCATCACCATGTCAGTGCTGGCCGGTGTCATCATCATCGGCGTCCTTAtttgctgcttctgctgttgcAAATGTGAAAGAACTGG AAACAAGAGAGAAGACGCCAAGGTGGAGCGACAAACTCATGCAAGAAAGGCTCGTCAGAAAGCGAG GAGATCAGAAATGCAGTTGAGACATGACGAGATCAGGTCGAAATATG GTGTGGCAAAGGATAATCCGTACGCACGTATGGACGACCATTAA
- the sumo3b gene encoding small ubiquitin-related modifier 3, producing the protein MSEEKPKEGVKTENDHINLKVAGQDGSVVQFKIKRHTPLSKLMKAYCERQGLSIRQIRFRFDGQPINETDTPAQLEMEDEDTIDVFQQQTGGICS; encoded by the exons ATGTCTGAGGAAAAGccaaag GAAGGGGTGAAGACAGAGAACGACCACATAAACCTCAAAGTAGCTGGTCAGGATGGGTCGGTCGTACAGTTCAAAATCAAGAGGCATACTCCGCTCAGCAAACTAATGAAGGCATACTGCGAAAGACAG GGTTTGTCAATTCGTCAAATAAGATTTAGGTTTGATGGACAGCCAATTAATGAAACGGACACACCTGCACAG CTGGAGATGGAGGATGAAGACACTATTGATGTATTTCAACAACAGACGGGAGGCATCTGCTCTTAA